The Acidimicrobiia bacterium DNA window GAACCGGGTATACCCTCCTGCGCGATGTCCCGATTTCCCACCCTGCTGCTCGCGGCGGCGCTGGTCGTCGTTCCGGCGTGCGCCTACGAGTCGTCGGGCACCACCACCACCGTCACCGCAGCACCAGAGGACACGCCGCCGCCTTCCGCGCCCGCCGAGATCGTGGCCCTCGACCAACAGATCGAGGGGTCGTCGGTGCTGGTCGAATCGGTGTCATTGCCCTCCCCCGGGTTTGTGGTGGTACGCCGGGACGCCGGTGGATCACCCGGAGAGGTCATCGGGATCAGCGAGCTGATCAGCACCGGCGTCATCTCGCGAGTTCCGGTGCCGTTCTTTCTGCCGATCGTTGAGGAGACGACGGTGCACTTGACGGTTCACATCGACATGGACCGCGACGAGCGCTTCACCTACGAGCCTCCAGACTCTTTCGTGGACGAGATCGCCACCACGGCCGCCGGGGATCCGGCGACCACGACCGCGCTGCTCACTCTGTTGGCGCCACTCTCACCGGCCGATGTCTTCGTCGATCCGCAAACCAACAACGGAACCACTCTCGATGTTGCCTCGGCGAGCCTGCCGTCGCCGGGGTGGGTGGCGGTCCACCAGAGCGAGGGCGGTGAGCCGGGCGTGGTCCTCGCCATCTCCGATCTGCTGCCCGCCGGGATCACCACGGGCCTGGTGTTCGACCTCGACCCGGCTCTGGCGTCCACCCAGTCGGTGTTCGTCGCCGTCTGGATCGACCGCGATCAGGACGGGATCTTCGATCCAGAGGACGGGCTCGATGAGATCGGAGTGCGCGACACCGGCGCCCTCGCCCTCGAGAACCCGGTGATCACTGTTCTCAGCCGGAGCCCCGGCGACCTGTTCGTGCTCGACCAGGAGTCCGATGGCACCAGCATCACCCTCGACTCGGTGCAGTTCCCCGCCCCGGGATTCGTCGAGATCCTGTCCGACGACGACGGTGCGCCCGGCACCCGGCTGACGGTTTCCGACCTGATCCAGGCTGGAGTGTTCCCCGACCTCGAGGTCGAGTTCGAAGAGGCGCTCACCGAGAGCGCAGTCCTCTGGGTGAGGCTGTGGATCGACTTCGATCAGGACGGCACCCTCTCCGATGAAGATCTGACCGTTCTCGACGAACCCGACGGCGACCGGATTCAGGACTCGTTCGAGGTGACGATCGAGTAGGCCTCGCTGTGCTCGGCCAACAATTCGCGATTCGCAATTCGCAATACGACGGACGGCTGAGTTCCTAACGGACGCGGTCGCCAGCTTCCTTCGTATCGCGTATTGCGTATCGCGATCTACTTCGGCCAGGCGGCGGCCCTGGGGAGCATCGCCTTAGAGCCCTCGTGTCCCAGTTGCTCCGCCAGCCACTGGCCGGTTTCGGCGAGGCGTTTCGGGTCGAGGCCCGTGTCAATGCCGGAGCGGTGCAGCATCCAGGCAAGGTCCTCGGTGGCGATGTTACCGCCGGCGCCGGGGGAGAACGGGCTGCCGCCGAAACCGCCGACCGAGGCGTCGAGAGCCTGCACTCCTGCAGCCACCGCGGCAAAGGCGTTCGCATACCCGGTATTGCGGGTGTTGTGGAAGTGGCAGCGGGTGCGAGTCTCCGGGACCGCGGCCGTCACCATCGCCAGGAGGCGCGCCACCTCCGAGGGGACGGCGACGCCGATCGTGTCGCCCAGGGCGATCTCGTCGACCCCCGCTTCGTTCAGGTCGCGGGCGATGTCCGCCACGCGCTCGGCCGACACCGGGCCGTCGATCGGGTCGCCGAATGCCACCGAGATCGTCACCGAGACCCGCAGGCCGGCTTCCTTCGCCTGGACCGCGAGCACGGCTGCCTCGGCGTTGCGGTCGTCGGCACCGGCATCGCTGTTCTTCAGGGCGTAGCCGTCGGAGGCGTACGCCACCAGGTTCACTTCATCGAGATCGGTGTCCATGGCCCGCTCGAGGCCGCGATCGTTGAGCACCAGGCCGATGGCCGAAAACGTCCGCTCACCGAGAGCGCTGCAGATCGCCTCGGCGCCATCCATCTGCGGCACGAGCCGGGGATGAGCGAACGAGACGGTCTCGATCCTGGTGGCGCCGGCGGCCTCGAGCCGCCGGATCAGGTCGACCCGGGTGGGCACGGGAAGGACGAGATCCTCGCTCTGGAGGCCGTCCCTGGGGCCGACTTCGACGATCTCGATCAAGAGATGTGTGCCACTGACGTCAGAGGTTGCCCCGAAGCGCCTGCTCGCGCTCGATGGCTTCGAAGAGGGCCTTGAAGTTCCCCTTGCCGAACCCGGTGGCGCCACGCCGCTCGATGAACTCGAAGAACACCGTCGGGCGGTCCTGCAGCATCCGGGTGAAGATCTGGAGAAGGTATCCGCCCTCGTCCTGGTCGAGCAATATCTGCAGGGCCTCCACTCGTTTGCGGTCGACATCGATG harbors:
- a CDS encoding hydroxymethylglutaryl-CoA lyase, which codes for MIEIVEVGPRDGLQSEDLVLPVPTRVDLIRRLEAAGATRIETVSFAHPRLVPQMDGAEAICSALGERTFSAIGLVLNDRGLERAMDTDLDEVNLVAYASDGYALKNSDAGADDRNAEAAVLAVQAKEAGLRVSVTISVAFGDPIDGPVSAERVADIARDLNEAGVDEIALGDTIGVAVPSEVARLLAMVTAAVPETRTRCHFHNTRNTGYANAFAAVAAGVQALDASVGGFGGSPFSPGAGGNIATEDLAWMLHRSGIDTGLDPKRLAETGQWLAEQLGHEGSKAMLPRAAAWPK